A segment of the Eleutherodactylus coqui strain aEleCoq1 chromosome 6, aEleCoq1.hap1, whole genome shotgun sequence genome:
GACATTTATGCTTTTACACCAGTATTAACCAACCTTTGGCTCTAGAACTGCTGCAAAACACCAATCCCCAACAGCCTGCCATAACATTGTGCTGGGTGGTAGTGTGGCCATTGGGCTCCATGTGGATGCTGCAGTCTCTATGGCTAGTGACTCTGAATGCGCAGACAGCTTTCTAATGTCAAGGCTTACTGGCAGAAAGCAGCATGGCGGCAGCCTTAGTACAGTGTGAGTGAGGCCCGGAAATTCTTGCTTGTAACCACTGCTTTGGAAGGGGAAGGAGGGCCTGCACACCGGTGGGAGCACAGCAGATGCACGATGTGCCGCCCCCTTGTACACCGCCGCCGTTCAGTATTCTGCGCGAGGAGCTGCCTAAGTCGCTGTCCTACACACACAAGGAGCTCAGCAGCTCCCCTCGTCTTGCTTGTTCAGGCAGTTGGACCGCTATCGATCAGAAGGTGATGGTATCTTCTAATGATATGCCAATACATAAACCCTTTAATATACCCTCTAGGTAAATATCCCTCCTTCATACAAACCCGGATGTTTACTTCAGCTGCAAATGGTACTTAGAATTTTCTGCAACTGTACTGACTCCGTTAATTTCTCCCAAGGGCAAGATATGTGAATCACATCAAAACCACAGAAGTTCTCCGCCTGCCGTATCCTCTTCAGATGAAATCATCTGGGCCCCCTTCCTACTTCATCAAACGAGAGACCTGGGGATGGACTGACTTTCTCATGAACCCCATGGTAGGTGCCCAGTGTATATGACCGTTCTTTATAAATATTACATAGTGCTTCCGGCACAGATGTGGCATTAACCATTTCCCAAAGTGCCACTTACATATGTGGGGTAATGTATGTGGAGTTTTGTTGCAGTTAACGAGCTTGGGAAGCTGATCCTGGTCCATACATGGCATAATAAGGTCACGGACTGCTGTCTGGGTGTCTTGGCATCCTGgggcctgtggcatgtcttaataCAATGCCTGTCAGAAGTATACTATGacattgcagtatactgtaagtGATCAAATAATTGCAAGTTCAACTCTCCTATGGGGACTTAAAAGTGAAAATAGGTTAAATATATATGTTTATTAtaacaaaaaaagtgtaattatttggccgcctgcacacgggcggaaatcccgcgggatttccgccactgaaagcctgcataggagtgcattacaatatgcactcctatgcagacggccgcggtttggccgagcgaaatctcgcgcggcaaacaaaccgcggcatctCCCATCTCCTCtgtgagccctgcacagaaatgtcactcacccggccgccggctccggtctgcgcatgtgccggctgcctggcagccgacacatgaaagagctgggacCGTTGGGCGTGGGTAAGTATGCACTCcttcctgcaggcgctggggtcgggtcccccGGTGAGAATCCTCACCGCCGGAACCGACCCGCTCGTCTGAAGGCGGCCTTACTAAATAGTATtggaaatacaactcgtcctgctaaAAACAAGCCGTCACATCGCTGAAAAAATAGTTATGATTGACTTTTAAAGTGTGGATggagaaatgaagaaaaaaggttCTCGCTGCAGCCCtttatatgttaaaggggttgtccagtagaaAAATTGCCCAGCATAGGGCTTTCACATCTCACTATGGATCAAGTGGGGTTAGTATGAGTATGCCTTTATTGTGTTTTTACACAATGCTGAGCAGCtttcaaaatataatttttcggcaggacaatccctttaaagtgcgTGTCTGTTTTTCTGATACAAAGCTTCAAATCTGCAGACATTTTAAAGAAATTACACTGTGGCTACCTgcatccaccactagagggagcttagaaCTTGCTGCAAGTTCAATGCATGCATTAAGCTATTACACTCCCCCTAGTGGCATCTTCATGTTGTCAAGATGTTCTCTTGTAAATCTTTGTATGTGCAGAGGATTTAGAGCTTTGCATTAGAAAAGCAGAACACTGACCACATATTGCagttagattgtaaactctttaAAGGGACTCTCCAGGCCAAAATCCTGTCCTTGGACTAGAGGGAGGGTATATTTCCTGCAGCTGTTGTCCCTCTGATCTGCTGTTTCTGGGCCCTGTTTTCGGCTGTCAAAGATTGCTGCCTCAATTTTATAACTACCTAatactttctgattggccagtgctgatcatgtgagcagctgctggccaatcagagagcaggtatagtgcattggtagtcttaacactaccaatgcactatcgGGGTTAGGTTGTCTGAAGATTTGGAGCCAGAGCTATCAATTAGCTATGCCACTAAAAGTGTTTGAAGTCCGAGCATTGGGCTCTCCATGAACCTTAAGGGCTCGGAGCCAATTTTGCTTGGGCACCATGTTGCTAAATAGGACTTCATTGCATTCTTCCTTCGATGGGCACCCCAAGCTCTTCATTCTGTGGATCGGCATCAGTGGCATTGGCATATATTCTTTATGCACTCTGCATATAATTTTCTTTAAACCTCGATAGTAAAATGTGACTCTGATCCATACAGGTGATGATGATGGTTCTGCCACTGCTGATCTTTGTGCTACTTCCTAAAGTTGTGAACACAAGCGACCCAGAAATGAGGCGGGTGAGTAAGAGCAAGCATCCGTATGTAGATCGGTTCAATGTAGTAACAGCGCCCTAAGACAACAGTATTGTCACATTCCCGtcttattctttttattttttacccttCAGGAAATGGAGCAATCCATGAACATGCTGAACTCCAACCCTGAGCTGCCAGATGTTTCTGAATTCATGACCAGGCTTTTTACATCCAAATCCTCCAGCAAGTCTAGCAGCGGCAGCAAATCGGGGAAGAGCGGGGTTGGGAAGAGGAGGTAGTGATCCGTCCGCCTACAAATAACCAAAAATCTCCCCATGGAAGTCTACCCACTGAACTCCTCCACTCACTCGAATATGTCGTTGATCGTATGGACTTTGCCTTGGTTTGTTATAGGATGCTGTACTGTGTTGCGCTTTTGTTTGCGGCTTGCCAGACATAATACACTAAAAAGGCAGCTGTTCAAAGGCTGAATGTATACTGAGCTAGAGCGTTATAGATGTGTCTGTATACCTATAGCTGCATGTACTCGAAGCTTAATACCCGGCTGAGAAGTCTTAAGCGTTGGAAGGGTCTCCTTTTACACTGTTGGTGTCTGAACAATTCACATAAACGAGTTTGTGTTTTTcacgttatttttttttcctttttaattttaCATTGAACAGAATCTGGCAATGCAGCACACAGACTGCTTTATAGTCACTTAATAGAACGGTATATGTGCTGTGACTAGATGTTTAAATGGTTGCAGAAGATGGGAAAAACAGGACTGCTTACTTCTAAGACAGCGCCACTCTGTTGTTCAGGTAGTATCCAGCATTGGAGCTCAATCACTCGAATGAGCTGCAGTGCCAGATGCAGCCTGTAGAGAATAGTGGCGCCGTCTCTAAAGGAAATGGGCCATGTTTTTATAATTCAATGCAATGCTTTTAATTGTAGTCTGTCGCCTTATTTTTTGCCTAGTAGCACAATATACTTGTACAACAACATGAGGAATCCAGCGAAATCAACTAAAAATGTCACCTACCTTGCTGAGTGACCTCTCGCTCTGCCCACTGGAGACCTCAAGTGTTCCACTTTCAAAGCGCCTGTGCCACACTGACAACACCGTATGCGCGTGACAAAATTCTGGCCCAAGCGGGAGTCAGCGCTCATGTGCCTGATGACTCAGTGCGGCGCAAGCAGTTTACAGATGGAGCGCGTCCTCAGCAAGGCGGTGTGAACGGTTCACAGCTAATTAGCACTCAATGTGCGAACAGTTTCTGGAGTAATATCTCGGGTTGAGATACAGATTGGAACAAAACAAAGGTACCGCTACACTCCTCAGGCAAAACATAAGGTGACAGAATTtctttaaggctggggtcacacggggcgtaattgctgtggaatttctgtgctGACTTGATGCACGAAAATTCCGCCCGCAGGTTTTTATCCCGAGAGGAAAAAAAActcgtccacatgctgcagccaagccgcgctaaaattgacatgctgcagcagtCCATTCCTTTCCCTGTTTTCGCCACGGtcactctcctctctatgggaagagaatGCCGCAGTGGAATACAGGCGGCGAAGCCGCTTCAAAATGGACGGCTAaaggctgcgggttttgaagctgcatttctcccgcaGAAATCTCGCTGTACTTCTatgcggtcattccgcgagatttccgtgggatttcggtcccgtgtgaccccagcctaaagtgTAACTGTGCTTTGGGAAAAAGGACTTTTGACACTCCACAGGGACATGCCAAAAGTTTCGATCGCTGGACATCCAGGTGTTGAGATCTTCACCATTTGTTAGATGAAGGCAGCTAAATTGCTTATCCGAACACGATTACGTAATGTTCATTAGCTGAAGATGGACCTGTAGACTTCAGCTGATTTGCTGTAGCTGTTGGTAGGGGTCTCTGCATCCGTCCCCCCCTGATCAAAgcttttgacatgtccctatgaTCTGTCAAATGTTTTTTGAAAGTTGAACATGGAAGTGCTCTCCCTTCGTatcttaaaggaacactccaggcaAAGCTGACAGTTCAGGCGCTCCTGGAGTGTTTGCTGATCCCTCCACCCTTCCGAGGGTTTATCGTTGGGTACTCTGTTTTGGAGGTTTTGTTTCTCTGCCTGTTACCGCACCTTTATCATAGAAGGCACAACCCCCTTTATTGTGCTGCACTCCTTGTATCCCTGTGTTGTGTGCGTCTATTTTCTCATACGAAGGGAGCCGAGCGAGACGCTGCCCAACTGCTTTTCTTCACTTGTTGACTCTGTCTATGGAAGGATTCCTGTTTGTTGGTAACAGAAGCTcagtaatttatatatttataatgtATGTAGAGTACAACTTTGCACATGGGTACAGCTGGTAATGGAAACTGATCGTCCATTAAACTGTGAACTGATACTTAAACCTGAGGCTGTAATTGATTTCATGGCTCTGTGTGGGAAGATTTGTGAGCATCATATATTTTTTGGTCTGTCCGCAAATAGCAGGGATCTCCTCTGCACAAGAACGCAACAAATCTCATAAAAAGGGCtcacattaaagggtttttccagggagaatactagtgatgacctagtaggtcatcaatagttgatcggctgagaACGTGACAGATTGTGTGTCCGCTGACAGCGCTGCAATTACACAGGAGTGGGAGCAAA
Coding sequences within it:
- the EMC7 gene encoding endoplasmic reticulum membrane protein complex subunit 7 isoform X1; amino-acid sequence: MAASVLLPAVAVWSLFFLLCGADMELTSSGSERFKVEGRAVVPGVRAQDWVSGGRVLVDGEEHVGFLRTDGSFVVHDVPSGSYVVEVISPAHRFEPVRVDITSKGKMRARYVNHIKTTEVLRLPYPLQMKSSGPPSYFIKRETWGWTDFLMNPMVMMMVLPLLIFVLLPKVVNTSDPEMRREMEQSMNMLNSNPELPDVSEFMTRLFTSKSSSKSSSGSKSGKSGVGKRR
- the EMC7 gene encoding endoplasmic reticulum membrane protein complex subunit 7 isoform X2, which produces MFVCGGGTAPSSTPLLAVSRRRRPRNTSGGLPPVCSAGPRMTDGSFVVHDVPSGSYVVEVISPAHRFEPVRVDITSKGKMRARYVNHIKTTEVLRLPYPLQMKSSGPPSYFIKRETWGWTDFLMNPMVMMMVLPLLIFVLLPKVVNTSDPEMRREMEQSMNMLNSNPELPDVSEFMTRLFTSKSSSKSSSGSKSGKSGVGKRR